The DNA window GCCTCATGTCGCGCTCGCAGGTATCAGACGCTGTAGTACAGGTCGTATTCCAGCGGGTGAACGAAGGTGCGGACCTTGATCTCTTCTTCGCTCTTCAGGGCGATGTAGGCGTCGATGAAGTCATCGCTGAACACGCCGCCCTTGGTCAGGAAGCTGCGGCCCGCATCGAGGGCTTCCAGCGCTTCTTTCAGGCTGCCGCAGACCTGCGGGATTTCCTTGGCCTCTTCCGGCGGCAGGTCATACAGGTTCTTGTCGGCGGCATCGCCAGGGTGGATTTTGTTCTGGATACCGTCCAGGCCGGCCATCAGCAGTGCAGCGAACGCCAGGTAGGGGTTGGCTGCCGGGTCCGGGAAGCGCGCTTCGATGCGGCGGGCTTTCGGGCTGTTGACGTAAGGGATGCGGATCGAGGCGGAGCGGTTGCGAGCCGAGTAAGCCAGCATGACCGGAGCCTCGAAGCCCGGAACCAGACGCTTGTAGGAGTTGGTCGACGGGTTGGTGAAGCCGTTCAGCGCCTTGCCGTGCTTGATGATGCCGCCGATGAAGTACAGGGCGGTATCGGACAGGCCGGCATAGCCTTCACCGGAGAAGGTGTTCTTGCCGTCTTTGGCGATGGAGATGTGGACGTGCATGCCCGAACCGTTGTCGCCGTACAGCGGCTTCGGCATGAAGGTAGCGGTCCTGCCGTAGGCATCGGCGACGTTGTGCACGACGTACTTCAGGGTCTGTACTTCGTCGGCCTTGGCCACCAGGGTGTTGAA is part of the Pseudomonas sp. ABC1 genome and encodes:
- the glnA gene encoding glutamate--ammonia ligase; the protein is MSKSLQLIKDHDVKWIDLRFTDTKGKQQHVTMPAREAEDEDFFESGKMFDGSSIAGWKGIEASDMILLPDDSTAVLDPFTEEPTLILVCDIIEPSTMQGYDRDPRAIARRAEEYLKSTGIGDTAFVGPEPEFFIFDEVKFKSDISGSMFKIFSEQASWNTDADFETGNKGHRPGVKGGYFPLPPVDHDHEIRTAMCNALEEFGLKVEVHHHEVATAGQNEIGVAFNTLVAKADEVQTLKYVVHNVADAYGRTATFMPKPLYGDNGSGMHVHISIAKDGKNTFSGEGYAGLSDTALYFIGGIIKHGKALNGFTNPSTNSYKRLVPGFEAPVMLAYSARNRSASIRIPYVNSPKARRIEARFPDPAANPYLAFAALLMAGLDGIQNKIHPGDAADKNLYDLPPEEAKEIPQVCGSLKEALEALDAGRSFLTKGGVFSDDFIDAYIALKSEEEIKVRTFVHPLEYDLYYSV